One region of Chelonoidis abingdonii isolate Lonesome George chromosome 14, CheloAbing_2.0, whole genome shotgun sequence genomic DNA includes:
- the PCK1 gene encoding phosphoenolpyruvate carboxykinase, cytosolic [GTP], giving the protein MTPQLKTQLNITPRLIQGDLKSLSQEVRYFIESNAKLCQPARIHICDGSEEENKNILDIMVEQGMIKKLKKYENCWLALTDPRDVARIESKTVIITQEQRDTIPIPKTGTSQLGHWMSEEDFEKAFNVRFPGCMKGRTMYVIPFSMGPIGSPLCKIGIELTDSPYVVASMRIMTRMGTAVLEALGNGEFVKCLHSVGCPFPLKKPLVNNWPCNPDLTLIAQIPDRKEIISFGSGYGGNSLLGKKCFALRIASRIAKEEGWLAEHMLILGITNPEGQKKYFTAAFPSACGKTNLAMMNPTLPGWKIECVGDDIAWMKFDEQGNLRAINPENGFFGVAPGTSVKTNPNAIKTIHKNTIFTNVAETSDGGIYWEGIDEPLAPGVTLTSWKNKKWTPGNGETCAHPNSRFCTPASQCPIIDPAWESPEGVPIEGIIFGGRRPAGVPLVYEALSWQHGVFIGAAMRSEATAAAEHKGKIIMHDPFAMRPFFGYNFGKYLSHWLSMAHRPAAKLPKIFHVNWFRKDKQGKFLWPGYGENSRVLEWMFNRIREEADAKRTAIGYIPADTALNLKGLEGIDMTELFDISKEFWEKEVMEIKKYFEEQVNADLPYEIEREVLALEQRIKQL; this is encoded by the exons ATGACTCCCCAGCTGAAGACTCAACTGAACATAACCCCACGACTCATCCAGGGGGATCTGAAGAGCCTGTCTCAGGAAGTGAGATACTTCATTGAAAGCAATGCCAAGCTATGCCAACCTGCTAGAATTCATATCTGTGACGGCTCAGAGGAAGAGAACAAAAACATTCTGGATATCATGGTAGAACAAGGCATGATCAAGAAGCTGAAGAAATATGAGAATTG ttggtTGGCTCTCACTGATCCAAGAGATGTGGCAAGAATTGAAAGCAAAACAGTCATTATCACTCAGGAGCAGAGAGATACCATTCCGATCCCTAAAACTGGAACTAGCCAGCTGGGTCACTGGATGTCAGAAGAAGATTTTGAGAAAGCCTTCAATGTCAGATTCCCTGGGTGCAtgaaag GACGTACAATGTATGTCATCCCTTTTAGCATGGGGCCCATTGGGTCTCCTTTATGCAAGATTGGGATTGAGTTGACAGATTCACCGTATGTGGTGGCCAGCATGAGAATCATGACCCGGATGGGAACAGCCGTCTTGGAAGCCCTGGGGAATGGAGAGTTTGTAAAATGCCTTCATTCGGTTGGGTGCCCTTTCCCACTAAAAA AACCACTAGTAAACAACTGGCCATGCAACCCAGATTTGACTCTGATTGCTCAGATTCCTGATCGCAAAGAAATCATCTCATTTGGCAGTGGTTATGGAGGAAACTCCTTGCTGGGGAAAAAGTGCTTTGCCCTCAGGATTGCCAGCAGAATTGCCAAGGAAGAGGGCTGGCTTGCTGAGCACATGCTG ATCCTGGGTATCACAAACCCAGAAGGTCAGAAGAAGTACTTTACTGCAGCATTCCCCAGTGCATGTGGAAAAACTAACTTGGCTATGATGAACCCAACTCTGCCAGGATGGAAAATTGAGTGTGTTGGGGATGATATTGCCTGGATGAAATTTGATGAGCAAG GTAATTTAAGGGCAATCAAtccagaaaatggattttttggagTTGCTCCTGGGACATCAGTAAAAACAAACCCCAATGCTATCAAGACCATACACAAGAACACCATCTTCACGAATGTAGCAGAAACCAGCGATGGAGGCATATACTGGGAAGGCATTGATGAACCACTTGCACCAGGAGTGACACTGACTTCATGGAAGAACAAGAAGTGGACTCCAGGGAATG GGGAGACTTGCGCCCATCCCAATTCTCGATTCTGCACCCCTGCCAGCCAGTGCCCAATCATTGACCCTGCCTGGGAATCTCCAGAAGGAGTGCCGATTGAGGGCATAATATTTGGAGGCCGTAGACCTGCTG GTGTGCCTCTAGTATATGAGGCCCTTAGCTGGCAGCATGGTGTATTTATAGGAGCAGCTATGAGAtctgaagcaacagcagctgCTGAGCACAAAG GAAAAATCATTATGCATGACCCCTTTGCCATGAGGCCTTTCTTTGGCTACAACTTTGGCAAATATCTTTCCCACTGGCTTAGCATGGCACATCGCCCAGCTGCAAAACTGCCCAAGATCTTCCATGTGAACTGGTTCCGAAAAGACAAGCAAGGAAAATTCCTGTGGCCTGGTTATGGGGAGAACTCCCGTGTGCTGGAATGGATGTTCAACAGAATCCGTGAAGAGGCTGATGCCAAACGAACTGCTATAGGTTACATCCCTGCTGACACAGCCTTGAACCTGAAAGGCCTAGAAGGCATTGACATGACAGAACTATTTGATATCTCCAAAGAGTTCTGGGAAAAAGAGGTAATGGAAATCAAGAAATATTTTGAAGAGCAAGTTAATGCTGACCTTCCTTATGAAATAGAAAGAGAAGTTCTTGCACTGGAGCAAAGGATAAAACAGCTGTAA